The DNA segment attaaattaattattaaataggtcaCAATCTTCTAAACAAGGAGTAACATAGGAAAGAGATTGCCAAGTCAATAACCAATGCTTTTGAACCACTTAGATAGTTCCATGGTTGTCACTCTCGGTGGGACTGCACTTGAAGCCCTTTTCCACTTCCTCACACACTTCTTCCAAGAAGGTTGCTACCCACCAATTACTCTCCCTTAACCCCTGCTTTGTTGAACCACATCCTCTCCTTCAACCTTTATCAACaacctttttttcttgttctctcCAAGGAAAGATGCATCTCTTTTCACCTTATGTTTCAGTGTTTGCTTTGGTGCATTATTGGGTGGCTTGCTTCACTCCCATGGTATTCTCCATCAATTTAGTTGATGACTTTGCTCTTGTTGCCTTGAAAGCCCATATCACATATGATTCCCAAAGCATTTTGGCAACAAATTGGTCAACCAAAAGCCCCCATTGCTGTTGGTATGGTATTTCTTGCAATGCTGCTCAACAAAGAGTTTCTGTAATCAATCTTTCTAACATGGGTCTTGAAGGAACTATTGCACCACAAGTTGGCAACCTCTCCTTTCTTGTTTCTCTTAATCTTAGTAATAACTACTTTCATGCCTCTCTTCCTAAGGATATTGGTAAGATTCTCataatttttctctattttacaAGTCAATACTCATATTTCCTGCTTCAATATATAACATCAATAAGATTGagattatcataatttttagcTTTCAACCATGATGAGATAGTTGagtaattgataaattatagtttaaaaaataataattaaatatttgttaaattgGATAATATGGAATGATAAAAGTTTAActtattctctttattttgatataagattcattttaattaaataaatcattataggATTTAAAAAtgagttgtatttttttttcatttcttaaaaattattttcttctttctatttttactGAATTCAAGTAAACATAATCATTAcaattgtaataattttttattttaaattttagaatggGTAATACCCACAAattagattaaataaatataacaataataaaaagtttcaactaacaaaatgtttttcttttaaagttacaaaattaaataatttatttatggtaacatttttcatttgatagataattttgaatattgaaaattttgatccaaaaagttaaattattgaaaaagaaaaacataatttaagtaatatattataaattaaatgtaataaaatatttcatagatatcaaataatttcatatatatatatatataactaaatttaatttaatataatatatttaaagctacaatacaatatttatttgtaacaaaaaatagtggatatttttgttattaatatttcttataaaaaataaaaataaaatgtcaaTTAGTTAATTATATTCTATCTAATACTTGACATTTGTGTTAAGTGCATGGTTAATTTCACAaactatttgataatatattatagAGTAATAAACATTATTGTACACAATTCAAACCGTCATGTAAGTTGCAAATTGTattcaatcaaaccaaaatgCTCTACCTAAATGCTTGGCAACCATCAACATGTGATTCATGATAAGTTTTTCTCAATATTAGTGCCTCTTTCAAATATTATCGTGATATTTGATTTCGagaaagtactaagaaaaaaaataaagaaaataattttttatatttgattttactatgaaaaaaatcaaatataattaattaaaacttatctattttaaaattatttaatctttatataaatgaattaaaacaagttaaatatgtttaaaGTAGCACGTAAATAAtctattgactttaaatctatttttttctttacttttatttttactctttcttttatatatatgagggaaagaaaataaaaaggaaacttagaagaagaaaaagcaaagaaaaaaaaaagatttaaattgaataaattaaattttatatgttccttcaaattcatttaaaattaaaaatagatttaaagttaataaattgattttatatctttcttcaaattcatttacttattttaattcttctatataaaaatttaataatttaaaaatgcatacattttttattaattttaattattttttttttccaattttctatAGTAAAACCATTGGGAGAAGataattttcctttaatattttttttctttcttttattatcttctacaaccaaacatagcctatagGTTCatgataatctttttttttctttaattttatttttgctctttcttttttataattttttttttgtctattttgTTTTCCTCGTATTTTCTTGTAAGCAAGCAAAATCtttgactatgtttggttcccaaaaaaataagagggaaagaaaataaaaaggaaacttagaagaagaaaaaagtaaagaaaaataaaaaataaaaaaataaaaaagatttaaatttaatagattaaattttatatgtttcttcaaattcatttaaatttaaaaaatagatttaaagttaataaattgattttatatgtttcttctaattcattacttattttaattccttgatataaaaatttaataattttaaaatgcattcattttaattaattttaattatattttatatttttcctattttctatgGTAAAACCATTgggagaaaataattttcctttaatattttttttttctttcttttgttatcTTTtataaccaaacatagtctatatgttaataataataatatttcaaatctttttttattttaggtaaTGCAAGGAGCTTCAACAGCTgaatttattcaataataaacTGGTTGGAAGCATTCCAGAAGCCATTTGTAATTTACCAAAACTTGAAGAGCTATATCTTGGCAATAATCAGTTAATTGGTGAAATTCCAAAGAAGATGAGTCATCTTCGTAATCTGAAGATATTGTCATTTCGAATGAACAACTTAACAGGTTCCATACCAGCCACCATTTTCAACATATCTTCTTTACTCAACATTAGTCTGTCCTACAATAGCCTCTCTGGGAGTCTTCCCATGAATATATGCAACACCAATCCAAAGCTCAAGGAGCTTAATCTTTCATCAAATCATTTGAGTGGACAGATCCCTAATGGTTTAGGCCAATGTATAAAACTTCAAGTAATTTCCTTATCATATAATGAATTCACGGGAAGCATACCAAGAGGAATTGGTGAATTGGTGGAGCTTCGGAGATTGTCTCTCCAGAATAACAGTTTGACAGGTAcactctttcttttcttttttatttttccttcttattcTTTCACTTTCCCTCAAGCTTTCAAAGATGTAAGCATAGCGTTAATGTTTTTCCAACCCACTCATTTTAATTGTGTTGCAGGAGAAATGCCTCATTCTCTGTTCAACATTTCTAGCCTGAAGTTTCTGAATCTggaagtaaataacctaaaaggTGAAATCCCCTCTACTTTGTCACATTGTCGAGAGCTCCAAAAGCTATCATTATCATTCAATCAATTCACTGGACGCATTCCAGAAGCCATAGGGAGTTTATCTAATCTGGAAGGATTATATCTTGGTTATAACAAATTGGCAGGTGGAATTCCTAAGGAGATGGGGAATCTTcgtaatttaaatattttgagcCTAACTTCTAGTGGACTAAGTGGTCCTATTCCTACCGAAATTTTCAATATCTCTTCATTGCAAGAGATTCATTTAAGTAATAATAGCTTTTCTGGGAGTCTTCCAATGGATATCTGCGAACATCTTCCTAATCTCAAAGGGCTTTATCTTGCTATCAATCAGCTCAGTGGTCAACTTCCTGCAACTATATCCTTATGTAGGTAACTTCTGTCACTGTACCTATTTTACAACAAATTCACAGGAAGCACACCAAGAGAAATTGGCAACTTATCCAAGCTTGAACAGATTTATCTTGGGAGAAATAGCTTCACAGGTACCATTCCACCTTCATTTGGTAATTTAACTGCCTTACAGGATCTTCAATTGGGGGAAAACAATATTCAAGGTAATATCCCCAAGGAGTTGGGGAGTCTCATCAACTTAAAATTCTTGAATCTTGGCCCAAGCAATCTAACGGGGATAGTACCAGAAGCTATTTTTAACATCTCTAAGCTGCCGTCCCTTTCGCTGGTACTAAATCACCTTTCAGGCAGTCTCCCATCAAGTATTGGCACTTGGCTCCCGGATCTTGAAGGGCTTTATATAGGTGGCAATCAATTTAGTGGAATAATTCCATTGTCTATTTTAAACATGTCAAAGCTAACAGTCCTAGACATCAGCGTTAACTTCTTCACTGGATATGTGCCAAAGGATCTAGGTAACTTGAGACGACTCCAATACCTCTCCCTTTCACGAAACCAGTTGAGTAATGAACACTCAGACTCTGAGCTTGCCTTTCTTACATCATTAACGAATTGCAACTCTTTGAGAAATTTGTGGATCAGTGGTAATCCTTTAAAAGGCATTATTCCAAATTCATTAGGGAATCTCTCCATTTCTCTTGAAAGTATTGTCGCGAGTGGCTGCCAACTCAGAGGCACCATCCCTACAGGGATTAGTTATCTAACCAACTTGATCGATTTGAGACTTGATGATAATAACTTGACAGGGTTGATTCCAACATCATCTGGACGGCTACAGAAGCTCCAGGTGTTGTATTTTTCTCAAAACCAAATACACGGGCCCATTCCTAGTGGTCTATGCCATTTGGCAAACTTGGGATTCTTGGATTTGAGTTCCAATAAACTTTCCGGAACAATCCCTGGCTGCTTTGGGAATCTTACTTTACTACGAGGCATCGATCTTCACTCCAATGGACTAGCTTCTGAGGTACCTTCATCTCTGTGGACCCTTAGAGATCTCTTGGTTCTTAACTTGTCTTCAAACTTCCTCAACAGCCAATTGCCTCTAGAAGTTGGAAACATGAAGTCTTTAGTGGTATTGGACCTGTCAAAGAACCAATTTTCAGGAAACATCCCAAGCACCATATCACTTCTTCAAAACCTGGTCCAACTTCACTTATCCCATAACAAGCTACAGGGTCATATGCCCCCCAATTTTGGTGATTTGGTGAGCTTGGAATGCTTGGATCTGTCTGGGAACAATTTATCTGGTTCTATTCCCAAGTCATTAGAGGCTCTGAAATATCTCAAATACCTAAATGTTTCTGTCAACAAACTACAACGAGAGATTCCAAACGGAGGACCCTTTGCAAACTTCACTGCTGAATCTTTCATCTCCAACCTAGCACTTTGTGGAGCACCTCGGTTTCAAGTCATGGCATGTGAGAAAGATACTAGAAGGCACACAAAATCACTCCTCTTGAAATGTATTGTGCCACTGGCTGTAtcattatcaataataatagtagTGGTTCTCTTTGTTCTACGGAAGCAAAGACAGACTAAATCAGAAGCACTGCAGGTTCAAGTTGATTTGACATTGCTTCCCAGAATGCGTCCAATGATTTCACATCAAGAACTCCTTTATGCAACCAACTATTTTGATGAAGAGAATTTGATTGGGAAAGGAAGCTTAGGAATGGTATATAAAGGGGTGTTATCCGATGGGTTGATTGTTGCTGTAAAGGTTTTCAATGTGGAATTGCAAGGAGCTTTCAAGAGTTTTGAGGTAGAATATGAAGTAATGCAGAATATTCGGCATAGAAATCTTGCCAAGATAACCAGTAGTTGCTACAACTTGGACTTCAAAGCCTTGGTGCTTGAGTATATGCCTAATGGGAGCTTAGAGAAGTGGTTGTACTCTCACAACTACTTCTTGGATTTTGTccaatgattaaaaattatgatagaTGTGGCATCAGGGCTAGAGTATCTCCATCATGATTATTCAAATCCTGTGGTTCACTGTGACTTGAAGCCTAGCAATATCTTGTTAGATGATGACATGGTTGCACACATTAGTGATTTTGGCATTGCAAAACTGTTGATGGGAAATGAGTTTATGAAGCGAACCAAAACCTTAGGCACCATAGGCTATATGGCACCAGGTAAAGTTTCCAACAACTTCAACACATTCATATATTACAATGATATgaacttatgccatttttttctctctcaactAGCTGGTTTTCCATTTGACCAACAAGCACTAGTTGGCATCAAAGTTTTACATAATGAACAACTAATATTACATGCGGGGAGCAAGTTAGAGGATAAGTTATTGCAAGTTTTCtaggtttttaaaattgttttcaatcaTTGGCTCTTTATAAATGTCTTGCATCTTTTTTGacttcttaatacttaatattttttcctaaGAAGATCgttttttattagtatttatctttctttgttcattttattaatgaaaactAATATGCAAGCATGTAGAGTATGGCTCAGAGGGAATAGTATCCACAAAAGGTGACATATATAGTTATAGGATCATGCTGATGGAAACTTTTGTGAGGAAAAAGCCTACGGATGAAATGTTCATGGAGGAACTAACCTTGAAGAGTTGGGTGGAGTCATCAACCAACAACATAATGGAGGTTATAGATGTCAATCTTCTAATAgaagaatatgaaaattttgcCTTAAAACAAGCTTGTTTTTCTTCCATTAGGACATTAGCTTCGGATTGTACAGCGGAGCCTCCTCAGAAGAGGATTAATATGAAAGATGTGGTGGTTAGACTCAAGAAGATCCTCAATCAAATTACTGATGTAAGGACTCCACAATTAAGAGAAAGAAGGCATGAAGATCAGGTCTCTTTCTTCCACCCTGAGCTTGTTTAAAAGTTCACAAATCAAGAATTGAGGGACCATTGGGCATGGCCTGCCAAGTAGTTGAAAGTTCCTTATTATATGAACTCTATGCAAATTATGCTCAAGTGTTTGTGTAGTTCCATCCATTTTCCCTAATGTAATTCAATTTGAGTAATGTCATGGGTCTAATTAAAtgcttttattttgtatttttccaTTAACATAACATTAAATGAAGGTGCCCGGTGAGTAACTTTTAGAAGAACATTTTGTGCTTTTCTTTTTAAGATATGATAGACTTTACtacaataaattatttgtctATGATTGATCATTTCAACAAATTGTCTAGTCAAAATCGACATCTGCTTGCAGACATATCTTAATTTCTTATAACTTGCAATTACTTCCCGATTGTGTATAAATGGATTTGGCTTATTTCAAAATCATGGCTCGTGAGAATTAAGAACTTTGAGAATTCGTATTAAAATGTGTCTTTCTTCTTCCAAACATGTTTTATGGTTTGAAAAGAATGTAATATAAATTGACAACAAACAACTATTGAAAGAATAGAGTAAAAATGGATTATTTTACTCAATTAGAAATGTAACATGATCAATATTTATTATGTAATTTGAACAATTTTGAAAAGgtcaacaattttaattttgtgtttttatttgtAAGAATTAAGATCTCAAATTGGAAAAAGAATTtagtaaaatgtaaaaaaaaaaaaaaagccaacaATAAATTGAGTGAAGATTAACTTTGGGGATGATATATACAAGTCATTTGTCAATACGAagtaacttttttgaaaataatcacTATGGTAATGTGGGTGTCACATAGCACTGCTAATCATGGTTTTGTTTCTATAAAGAAAAATTTGTCATTTCATCAAAGTCATATAGTAATCAATGTAATTTGAACTTAGATTGAATTTTAGAATCAAATAGATATAACTTAGATTTCCTATGAATACTACAAAttaggaatttgaaaatatgatgAATAAGTCTttcacaaaatatattaaaacatcttttaggaacaataatcctaaaaaatatggaattatttaagcaaattagattttaaaaaaatcagcAATTCATCAAACAAATTCATACTTGAATGAAAAAGCATGACCATTAGTATCAATACatctatatctatatttaaAGTGATAGATATggaatgataaaatattttattcatatatataaaagaatattaatgttttatatcaaagttgttaaaacaatttattaaattattaaacaaattttctaaaaaaagagTAGCATCGGAAAGTATGACTACCAAGTCAATAACCAATGTTCTTGCATCACTTTGGTAAGTGAACTGCACCATGGTTATCACTCTGGATGGACTACATTGAAGCCCTTTTTCCCCTCCTAGGACATCTTGTTCCAAAATAGGTAGTTTGTTAGACTTCCTTAGATTAGTTAGACTGTTACACAATGGAAATTTCTACGGCACCGAAGTTGGTACCGTACCTGCAAAATTCCTGCCGTTGGATCAAAACCTTCCAATCAAGACTGAATGCCTTTGCATCACTTAGCTGGACAGCTCCATGTGCAAGTGGTGTTTTTTCCCCCTTGGTAGGTGGACTGCACCATCGTCGCCTCTTCTTGAGTACGCTTTGCTTGACCAACTTTTCAGGTTTCTTTCTCGGTTTTGGTAGGACTGCACTGTTCGTTGCCCCTGCTTGCCCTCCATGACCCACTTTTTTCCAAGGAGGTGGCTTCCGAccaatttctttcttcttgaaTACACTTTGTTTGACCACTTTTTTCCATGACAAATTTAATAAACACAATTCCATATTTGAAACTACCTACAACAATAATGAGATTtgacatttataaaatttagaagATTTATAACATAATCTAattagatttataatttttattttgcatgagcaaattacaaataaattatttagtcGAGTAAATTACAATAGATATGACATTTTAtatcaaaagataatttttactATGAATACATTAACTATATAATATTGGAAAAGaacattgaaaattattaatagACTGAGTGTAGGGttaattttgcaaaataaattatctttagTCTTTAATGACTTTCATTATCAAAGAGTTAAATTAAATCCAGTACATTCAACTATCATACCAAATGCTTTTCACTTTGACTGACTTAGCAATTATTATAAAGCTTACCGTGGCATGTGCAAGTGGTACACAGCTCTATTTGCAAGTGCAGTTTTGTCTACCGTGGCATATGGACTACGGCACCGTGATAGCCCACTCTTCACTGCACCAGGCTCGACCCGAGGCTAACTCTTTTGTCCCTTTTGGAAAACTACACCATAGTTGCCGCCCCTTCTTGGCCGGCTTAACCCACTTCTCCAAAAGCGGTTGAGGGTGTTCTTGTCACTTTAGGGACCACCACACAAGGGTTACCCAACAATTACTTTGTTCTTTCTTCATTCTTCCTACATTGCTCCAATTGCATTATGACATATGCAAATGCTGTAGAATTGTTGAATATGTCTAACGAGAGACAGTTGCAGCAGCTCTGGTCCTAATCCATGCATTCAATGAGGTGTAGGACATACCAAACTTTGTGTTTGGTCATGCAGAAAATGACTCTGGATTTACAATTTTTATGGGAGTTGGAAAAGTCTTGCTTCTTTGATGATTATCCAAGCAGAAAATGTAAATCTTCATGTATATAGGTTTGGAAGTTATTTCatcagaaaatataaatatttatgtatATATGAATCTCCCACAAGCCTTAATTTCGCCCCTATCAATTCGTTATTCCACTCCCATAATTTGTGTCATGCTCCCATATTATATTACTCTTCTCCAGTAATCGTTGATTCTGCTTTATTCCACTCCAATATCTCTTAATTTCGCTTTCAAGGACAATGTTATATATCTTCCATTCTATTAATTTATACCATGATCTAATTGATTTGTGTCCTTAGTCACATTGCTTTGTACCCTTGATCACATTGCTTTGCAGCGAGGTTtcatttcttcatgtttttgtcCTAATTGGCTGATCGTACCATAGTTCCTTTTGCTTTACATCCCCATTGTTGGTACCAATCAAATAAATAAGCTATACTCAACTCTCAATG comes from the Vitis vinifera cultivar Pinot Noir 40024 chromosome 12, ASM3070453v1 genome and includes:
- the LOC100259207 gene encoding LOW QUALITY PROTEIN: probable LRR receptor-like serine/threonine-protein kinase At3g47570 (The sequence of the model RefSeq protein was modified relative to this genomic sequence to represent the inferred CDS: substituted 1 base at 1 genomic stop codon) translates to MKSLVVLDLSKNQFSGNIPSTISLLQNLVQLHLSHNKLQGHMPPNFGDLVSLECLDLSGNNLSGSIPKSLEALKYLKYLNVSVNKLQREIPNGGPFANFTAESFISNLALCGAPRFQVMACEKDTRRHTKSLLLKCIVPLAVSLSIIIVVVLFVLRKQRQTKSEALQVQVDLTLLPRMRPMISHQELLYATNYFDEENLIGKGSLGMVYKGVLSDGLIVAVKVFNVELQGAFKSFEVEYEVMQNIRHRNLAKITSSCYNLDFKALVLEYMPNGSLEKWLYSHNYFLDFVQXLKIMIDVASGLEYLHHDYSNPVVHCDLKPSNILLDDDMVAHISDFGIAKLLMGNEFMKRTKTLGTIGYMAPEYGSEGIVSTSDVYSNGIMLLEVFARKKPTDEMFVGDPTLKSWVESLASTVMEFVDTNLLDKEDEHFAIKENCVLCIMALALECTAESPEDRINMRDVVARLKKIRIKLLM